Proteins from a genomic interval of Rosa chinensis cultivar Old Blush chromosome 2, RchiOBHm-V2, whole genome shotgun sequence:
- the LOC112189141 gene encoding uncharacterized acetyltransferase At3g50280: MENIRFISTTYVQPKNQIGQYTKIELTPCDVQLLLVDTIQKGILFHKPEPDREEDLNDKQRLKLIDHLKASFSLTLDIFYPLAGRLAVTENDDDNTVSFCVDCNGAGAQFVHAAADGVTVANILDPVYVPDNIVYSFFLMNGAVNYEGKSKPLLAVQVTELVDGIFIGLTMNHSAGDGTCFWNFFNTWSEISRSGTSRVAKPIFGREFLDGIIHLPIRIPFFQYQNPEEKVVPPTEPLQQRVFHFRKEKIAELKSKANAQMGTSRISSLQALMGHLWVSITRTRRLISSSTDDEESQEITKYVVIVGMRQRLHPPLSDQYLGNAVLFGTATSNVGELLQGGLGCAGMELNKMIALQTEREVKNFLEGFVENPRLPKRSAVMSSSLITGSSPWFDVYGNDFGWGRPVAVRSGSGNKFDGKLTVFAGAEEGSIDFEVCLSTQTLQALAEDAEFMESVAV; encoded by the coding sequence ATGGAGAACATCCGCTTCATCTCCACAACTTATGTTCAACCCAAAAACCAAATTGGTCAGTATACTAAAATTGAATTAACTCCATGTGATGTTCAATTACTGCTAGTAGATACGATCCAAAAAGGCATTCTCTTCCACAAACCCGAACCCGATCGCGAAGAAGACCTCAACGACAAGCAGAGGTTGAAGCTGATTGACCACCTGAAAGCCTCCTTCTCACTCACATTGGACATCTTCTACCCACTTGCTGGACGTCTGGCCGTCACCGAAAATGACGACGACAACACGGTCTCGTTCTGCGTGGACTGCAATGGAGCTGGAGCCCAATTTGTCCATGCAGCCGCGGATGGTGTCACCGTGGCCAATATCCTCGACCCTGTTTATGTTCCGGATAACATCGTCTACTCATTCTTTTTGATGAATGGTGCAGTAAACTACGAAGGCAAGTCCAAACCCTTGCTCGCAGTGCAAGTAACTGAGCTCGTTGATGGCATTTTCATTGGTTTGACTATGAACCACTCTGCTGGTGATGGTACATGCTTCTGGAATTTCTTCAACACTTGGTCCGAAATCTCTAGATCAGGAACTTCCAGAGTGGCTAAGCCCATTTTCGGCCGTGAATTTCTTGATGGAATCATCCATCTCCCGATTCGAATTCCCTTCTTCCAATATCAAAACCCGGAAGAGAAAGTTGTGCCACCAACGGAACCGCTTCAGCAGAGAGTTTTCCATTTTCGAAAGGAAAAGATTGCGGAGCTTAAATCCAAAGCCAATGCTCAGATGGGCACTAGCAGGATCTCTTCCCTTCAAGCACTTATGGGCCATCTTTGGGTATCCATAACCCGAACCCGACGTCTTATTTCCAGCAGtactgatgatgaagaaagtCAAGAAATAACCAAGTACGTGGTAATAGTAGGCATGAGGCAGAGACTACACCCTCCATTGTCGGATCAATACCTTGGAAATGCGGTTCTATTTGGCACCGCAACATCCAATGTAGGTGAACTGCTTCAGGGTGGACTAGGCTGCGCTGGTATGGAACTGAACAAGATGATAGCTTTACAGACGGAACGTGAAGTGAAGAACTTCTTGGAGGGCTTTGTTGAGAATCCTAGACTGCCAAAAAGAAGTGCGGTGATGAGTAGTTCGTTGATTACGGGAAGCTCGCCGTGGTTTGATGTGTACGGGAATGACTTTGGTTGGGGGAGGCCCGTGGCGGTTCGAAGCGGCTCCGGTAACAAATTTGATGGGAAGTTAACTGTGTTTGCTGGGGCTGAAGAAGGAAGTATTGATTTTGAGGTGTGCCTTTCGACTCAGACTCTACAAGCTTTGGCGGAGGATGCAGAGTTCATGGAGAGTGTGGCTGTGTGA
- the LOC112184538 gene encoding uncharacterized protein LOC112184538, translating to MDDEFVFDGEDDGEDDDNASMMDMLNDVQGPLHMEIDDETSNHGDSTHASKYDYLFGEAQRELYPGCTKFSALSFILKLMHIKVLGRWSNKSFNALLKTLKDSHPNGAAIPSSHYEAKKMLRELGLGYESIHACKNDCALFWKENEKLDNCPECGEPRYMSKEGKRKKIPQKVLRYFPLKPRLKRLFLSRHTATDMKWHKIKRKNEEGFLRHPADSKEWKKFDEEYPDFAEDCRNIRLGLATDGFNPFGNMSTSYSMWPVMLVPYNLPPWKCMKGMFSMMSLLIPGPRAPGKDIDVYLRPLIDELKELWEVGAEAFDVSTNQNFTLRACVLWTINDFPAYGNLSGWSTKGYKACPVCNEDITSDGLRGKICYMGHRRFLPEDHEWRRSREYNGKIEDRSAPRFFSGDDILKQLDRVYKAKPGKHPNNPDLRRQREPHELNWTKKSIFFELEYWSKLQLRHNIDVMHVEKNICDSVIGTLLDIDGKTKDTKKARLDLADMNIRKELHLKRQGNKLKKPHARYTLKVEFRRLLCRFLKFVKYPDGYAANISKNVNIIDGKIHGLKSHDCHVLLQRLLPVGIRSYLDKDVRTALVELCIFFQQICAKTLKVSDLERMEKEIVLILCKLEGIFPPAFFDVMVHLAVHLPREAILGGPVTFRWMYPIERNLGTYKKYVTNKARPEGSIAEAYIVNEAITFCSMYFRGIETRFNQEERNIDVVHNQEDGGLSVFSQKVRPFSGKKYVLLDQKEVNKAHWYVLYNCEEVQPYLKEHEAELKQTSNANLYKRQEEEFPTWFEKRMSHLVQSGLVDATDQLYCLACKPDVRAHTYTGCIVDGVRFHTKDLDDRRTTQNSGIYVPGVFVGGTHDYYGVLLNIVRLSEAHQVFYLDDYKLGPEWKVVQKVQMRHVWDVPEVDDEDEEVDEENFDPVVANNDVYQQDEFNEIQWSVQEEGLENPQLHQEDIEPEVIASNVESDELIDDSRLNDFICDDVEENDTDYDDNEEIISSDDNSD from the exons ATGGATGATGAATTTGTCTTTGATGGTGAGGATGATGGCGAGGATGACGACAATGCTTCAATGATGGACATGTTAAATGATGTTCAAGGGCCTTTACATATGGAGATAGATGATGAGACAAGTAATCATGGTGACAGTACACATGCTAGCAAATATGATTATTTGTTTGGCGAGGCCCAAAGAGAACTGTACCCGGGTTGTACAAAGTTCTCagcattaagttttattttAAAGCTAATGCATATAAAGGTACTTGGTCGTTGGAGCAATAAAAGTTTCAACGCTTTGTTGAAAACGCTAAAAGATTCTCACCCAAATGGAGCAGCTATTCCATCATCGCATTATGAAGCCAAAAAAATGTTGCGAGAATTGGGTTTGGGGTATGAATCTATACATGCTTGTAAGAATGATTGTGCATTGTTTTGGAAGGAGAATGAAAAACTTGATAACTGTCCCGAGTGTGGTGAGCCAAGATACATGTCTAAAGAAGGAAAACGCAAAAAGATTCCACAAAAAGTATTGCGTTATTTTCCATTGAAACCTAGGCTGaaaaggttatttttgtctagACATACAGCAACTGATATGAAATGGCATAAAATAAAACGCAAGAATGAAGAGGGTTTTCTTAGGCATCCGGCTGATTCTAAAGAATGGAAGAAGTTCGATGAGGAGTATCCTGATTTTGCTGAAGACTGTAGAAATATTAGGTTGGGGCTTGCTACAGATGGTTTTAATCCATTTGGAAATATGAGCACTAGTTACAGTATGTGGCCAGTTATGCTAGTACCATACAATTTGCCACCATGGAAATGTATGAAAGGGATGTTTTCTATGATGTCATTGCTTATTCCCGGTCCGCGAGCACCTGGAAAAGACATTGATGTGTATCTTCGTCCATTAATAGATGAACTGAAAGAATTATGGGAGGTTGGTGCTGAAGCTTTTGATGTTTCTACAAATCAAAATTTTACTTTGCGAGCATGTGTACTGTGGACTATAAATGACTTTCCGGCATATGGAAATTTATCAGGTTGGAGCACAAAAGGATATAAAGCTTGTCCTGTGTGTAATGAGGATATAACTTCAGATGGTTTGAGAGGAAAAATATGTTATATGGGTCATCGACGATTTTTGCCTGAAGATCATGAGTGGAGAAGGAGTAGAGAATATAATGGAAAGATTGAAGACCGATCTGCTCCCAGATTTTTTTCTGGGGATGATATATTAAAGCAATTAGATCGAGTTTATAAAGCTAAACCAGGTAAACATCCCAATAATCCGGATTTAAGGCGACAACGTGAGCCACATGAGTTGAATTGGACaaaaaaaagtattttttttGAGTTAGAGTATTGGTCAAAGCTTCAGTTGAGACATAATATAGATGTGATGCATGTTGAAAAGAATATTTGTGACAGCGTCATTGGAACTCTATTGGATATTGATGGAAAAACAAAAGACACAAAAAAGGCTCGTTTGGACCTAGCAGATATGAATATAAGGAAAGAACTGCATCTCAAACGTCAAGGAAATAAATTGAAGAAGCCTCATGCTAGATATACATTGAAAGTGGAATTTCGTAGACTTCTGTGTAGATTCTTGAAATTTGTCAAATATCCTGATGGGTATGCTGCAAATATTTCAAAAAATGTGAACATTATTGATGGAAAGATACATGGATTAAAAAGTCATGATTGCCATGTTTTGTTACAACGTCTTCTTCCGGTGGGTATTCGTTCCTATTTGGACAAGGATGTGCGTACTGCACTAGTTGAGCTATGCATTTTCTTTCAGCAAATATGTGCAAAGACTTTAAAAGTGTCGGACTTGGAAAGAATGGAGAAAGAGATAGTTCTTATATTGTGTAAACTTGAAGGAATCTTTCCACCAGCCTTCTTTGATGTGATGGTGCATCTAGCAGTCCATTTACCCCGAGAAGCTATACTAGGAGGACCGGTCACCTTTCGATGGATGTATCCCATTGAAAGAAATTTAGGGACATACAAAAAATATGTTACAAACAAAGCTCGGCCTGAAGGTTCCATTGCAGAGGCTTATATTGTCAATGAAGCGATTACGTTTTGTTCAATGTACTTTCGCGGGATTGAAACACGTTTTAATCAAGAAGAACGGAATATTGATGTAGTACACAACCAAGAAGATGGTGGCTTATCAGTTTTTTCCCAAAAAGTTCGTCCATTTAGTGGGAAGAAATATGTATTGCTAGACCAAAAAGAAGTAAATAAAGCTCATTGGTATGTGCTATACAATTGTGAAGAAGTCCAACCATATCTCAA AGAACACGAGGCTGAACTAAAGCAAACAAGTAATGCCAATTTATATAAAAGACAAGAAGAAGAGTTTCCTACTTGGTTTGAAAAACGA ATGAGTCACTTAGTCCAAAGTGGATTGGTGGATGCAACTGATCAACTTTATTGTTTGGCTTGTAAACCCGATGTGCGTGCCCATACATATACTGGTTGTATTGTTGATGGGGTTAGGTTCCACACAAAAGATCTAGATGATCGTCGCACCACACAAAATAGTGGTATATATGTCCCTGGAGTTTTTGTTGGTGGAACACATGATTATTATGGTGTTTTGCTAAATATTGTGAGATTAAG TGAAGCGCATCAAGTGTTTTATTTAGATGATTATAAGTTGGGCCCTGAATGGAAAGTTGTCCAAAAAGTGCAAATGAGACATGTATGGGATGTCCCAGAGGTAGATGACGAGGATGAAGAGGTAGATGAGGAAAATTTTGATCCAGTCGTGGCTAATAATGATGTATATCAGCAAGATGAATTCAATGAAATTCAATGGTCAGTTCAAGAAGAGGGTCTTGAAAATCCTCAATTACATCAAGAGGATATTGAGCCTGAAGTCATTGCTTCAAATGTCGAGAGTGACGAATTGATAGATGATAGTAGGCTTAATGATTTCATCTGTGATGATGTTGAAGAAAACGATACTGATTATGATgacaatgaagaaatcatttcaaGTGATGACAATAGTGATTAG